CTTTTTATCAAGCATTATCTTTCTTTTACTATGGAAAAAACAAAAACACCTCCAATCCCTTCAAGCTCTTCAAGAGAAAATCAATCTCCTCTCACTTGAGCTTTCACAAAAAACACAAGCTCTTTTGGAAGCCAAGCAGGACTTCGCCCTCCAAAAAGAACAGCTCAAAAATGATTACAATCACAATTTGCAAAAATTAGAGGAGAAATATGCACTCAACCTCTCTTCTCTTGAACAAAGATTTAATTCCCAAATCAAGCTTCATACAGAAACGCTTCTTGTCCAAAACAAAAATCTCATCAACGAAGATTCTAAAAAACTTTTAGATGAGATCTTTTCTCCACTCAAAGAACAAGTCAAGGGATATTCAGAGCGCTTAGTCAAAAACGAAGAAAGAATCCAAACAAGCCTTAAATATATGTTTGAATACACACAAAGCGTAGAAAATAATGCCGAAAAACTCACCCAAATCCTAAAAGGAGATAAAAAAATCAGAGGAAACTTTGGAGAAATCCAACTCAAAACACTTCTGCAAAATAGTGGTTTAATAGAAGGAGAGCAATATAAACTTCAAGAAAATCTCAGGATTGATGGCTCACGCTACATCCCTGATGCCATTATTTATCTTGAGAAAAACAAAAATATCATTATTGATTCTAAATTTTCTCTTCCAAGTGATTTTGATCTGCAAAACAACACCCCTCTTCTATGTGCTCAACTTGCTTCCAATCTCAAAAACCGCATCGATGAGCTCTCTAAAAAACCTTACAAAGAATTTGATTCCAACACTTATGATTTTGTTTTGCTTTTTATTCCCTATCAAAATCTTCTTGATTTAGCCTTAGAATCTGATCCCTTTCTCTATCAATATGCCTACAATAAAAAAATCTATCTAACCACCCCACACACACTTTTTATGGCTCTTAAAACAATTCATATTACTTGGATTGACATCAAACGCAATGAAAATGCTCAAAAAGCCTTTGAAGAGATTGGAAAGTTTTATGACAAGTTCTTGGGAGTTTTGCAAGATTTTGAAAATCTACAAAAAATCATTGAACGCCTCAACCAAACCAAAGACCTTTTAAACAATAAGCTTATTAGTGGTCAGGGCAATCTCTCCTCAAGGTTTGAGAAACTCCAAGAGCTGGGAGCAAAAAGCAAAAAATCCCCTGAGAAGCAACTTAAAATGAGTTAAGTTAGATAAAATTAACGCTTGGAAAATACCTAAGTAAGGATTCAAAAATGAAAAAATATCTTTTGTTAACGATTTTAAGTCTTAATGCTTTTGCTATCGACAAGATTGAGCAAGACAAAAAAAGCTTAATTGAGATAATCAAAGACAAAGAAAAGAAAATAGCTGTTCCAAGGGAAACTGTCCCAGTTGAAGAAAGCAAATTTCTCATGGATCGCCCGATTCCAAAAACAGCCCATCATCTTCCTTTTTTGC
The DNA window shown above is from Helicobacter kayseriensis and carries:
- a CDS encoding DNA recombination protein RmuC, which produces MNLILIISMIFLSSIIFLLLWKKQKHLQSLQALQEKINLLSLELSQKTQALLEAKQDFALQKEQLKNDYNHNLQKLEEKYALNLSSLEQRFNSQIKLHTETLLVQNKNLINEDSKKLLDEIFSPLKEQVKGYSERLVKNEERIQTSLKYMFEYTQSVENNAEKLTQILKGDKKIRGNFGEIQLKTLLQNSGLIEGEQYKLQENLRIDGSRYIPDAIIYLEKNKNIIIDSKFSLPSDFDLQNNTPLLCAQLASNLKNRIDELSKKPYKEFDSNTYDFVLLFIPYQNLLDLALESDPFLYQYAYNKKIYLTTPHTLFMALKTIHITWIDIKRNENAQKAFEEIGKFYDKFLGVLQDFENLQKIIERLNQTKDLLNNKLISGQGNLSSRFEKLQELGAKSKKSPEKQLKMS